From the genome of Flavobacterium luteolum, one region includes:
- a CDS encoding FecR family protein translates to MNSNSEIKTLLEKFILNQCTAEETEQVIAYCRNNDLTDYFPTVEEVKNLLDEMPKMDEQKADSIFATILATAKEQETVIELQPRKSNYRKYISIAASVLVLLGVGFAYKQGFFTKSTEVPFDFKSSDIVLQMEDGSVQIISENGKVQVHDKKGNIIGNQDGDKLVYENQADSDKLAYNTLKIPFGKKFRLQLSDGTMVHLNSGTTLKYPVKFIAGENRQVYLDGEAFFDVAKDKKHPFIVNADALNVRVLGTHFNVSNYPEDAVTDVVLVEGSVGMYRSNEEFDASKNTILKPGYKGSFNKENASIFTKPVITEIYTSWIDGGLTFRNMTFKNIITKLERRYNVTIINKNEKLANEKFNASFKEESIENVMSYFNDIHGINYTIKNNQILIK, encoded by the coding sequence ATGAATTCAAATTCTGAAATAAAAACGCTTTTGGAGAAGTTTATTTTAAATCAATGTACTGCTGAAGAAACAGAACAGGTTATTGCCTATTGCCGCAATAATGATCTTACTGATTATTTCCCAACGGTAGAAGAAGTGAAAAATCTGTTGGATGAAATGCCAAAAATGGATGAGCAAAAAGCTGATTCTATTTTCGCTACTATCTTAGCTACAGCAAAAGAACAAGAAACAGTAATAGAATTACAGCCAAGAAAATCTAATTATAGAAAATACATTTCTATTGCAGCTTCTGTGTTGGTTCTTTTGGGAGTTGGTTTTGCTTACAAACAAGGTTTCTTTACTAAAAGTACAGAAGTTCCATTCGATTTTAAAAGTTCTGACATTGTCTTGCAAATGGAAGATGGAAGTGTTCAGATTATTTCTGAAAATGGTAAAGTTCAGGTTCATGACAAAAAAGGGAATATTATTGGAAATCAAGATGGAGATAAATTGGTTTACGAAAATCAAGCTGATTCTGATAAATTAGCATATAACACCCTTAAAATTCCATTTGGAAAAAAATTCCGCCTGCAATTGTCTGATGGAACGATGGTTCATTTAAACTCTGGAACAACCTTAAAATATCCTGTAAAATTTATTGCTGGAGAAAATCGTCAGGTTTATCTAGACGGAGAAGCTTTTTTTGACGTAGCAAAAGATAAAAAACATCCTTTTATTGTAAATGCCGATGCACTGAATGTACGTGTTTTAGGAACACATTTTAATGTTTCTAATTACCCTGAAGATGCAGTTACTGATGTAGTTTTAGTTGAAGGTTCTGTTGGAATGTATCGTTCAAACGAAGAATTTGACGCTTCTAAAAACACCATTTTAAAACCGGGTTATAAAGGAAGTTTCAACAAAGAAAATGCTTCGATATTTACAAAGCCTGTTATTACAGAAATCTATACTTCTTGGATTGATGGCGGACTGACTTTTAGAAACATGACTTTCAAAAACATCATTACCAAACTGGAAAGACGCTACAACGTAACCATTATTAATAAAAATGAAAAACTGGCTAACGAGAAATTCAATGCCAGCTT
- a CDS encoding RNA polymerase sigma factor: MLEAANHSEKLLVSELKKGNEKAFRQLFDLYRQDIYGYSISLLKSKEAAEENVQDVFMKVWLNRESLDVDQSFKAYIFTIARNQAFNVLNKAANEILLKEAVFYESQKSHEYGDYAVREADCKKLRKQAIKQLPPKRRQIFKMSRKKGMSYEEISEELGISINTVRNQMSKALESMRGFFQLHDEII; encoded by the coding sequence TTGTTAGAAGCTGCCAACCATAGTGAAAAGTTATTGGTAAGTGAACTCAAAAAAGGAAACGAAAAAGCCTTTCGCCAGCTTTTTGATTTATACCGCCAAGATATTTATGGATATAGCATTAGTCTTCTAAAATCAAAAGAAGCTGCTGAGGAAAATGTTCAGGATGTTTTTATGAAAGTCTGGCTCAATCGCGAAAGTCTGGATGTAGATCAATCTTTTAAAGCCTACATTTTTACTATTGCAAGAAATCAGGCTTTTAATGTTTTGAATAAGGCTGCGAATGAAATTTTATTAAAAGAAGCCGTTTTCTACGAAAGTCAGAAATCACATGAATACGGAGATTATGCTGTTCGGGAAGCCGATTGCAAAAAACTTCGAAAACAAGCTATAAAACAGCTCCCGCCAAAACGACGGCAGATTTTTAAAATGTCGCGGAAAAAAGGAATGAGCTACGAAGAAATAAGCGAGGAACTCGGAATCTCGATAAACACTGTCCGGAACCAAATGAGTAAAGCGCTCGAATCGATGCGCGGTTTTTTTCAACTTCACGATGAAATTATCTAA
- a CDS encoding YraN family protein, whose amino-acid sequence MAEHNDLGKLGEDLAASHLEENGYSILERNFVIQKAEIDIIAQKDNVLAIVEVKTRSSLDFGSPQDFVKQKKIQLLIKAVNAYINDREKDFQEDLEIRFDIVAIHKNGESFAIEHLTDAFYHF is encoded by the coding sequence ATGGCAGAACACAACGATTTAGGAAAATTAGGTGAAGATCTCGCAGCTTCACATCTCGAAGAAAATGGATATTCAATTCTAGAACGAAACTTTGTTATCCAAAAGGCAGAAATAGATATAATTGCACAAAAAGATAATGTTTTGGCCATTGTTGAAGTTAAAACTCGTTCGAGTTTAGATTTTGGTTCTCCGCAAGATTTTGTGAAGCAAAAAAAGATTCAATTACTTATTAAAGCAGTAAATGCCTACATAAACGATAGGGAAAAGGATTTTCAGGAAGATCTAGAAATCCGTTTTGACATCGTTGCGATCCATAAAAACGGGGAATCATTTGCAATTGAACATCTTACCGACGCTTTTTATCACTTTTAA
- a CDS encoding S66 peptidase family protein has product MITPPYLQKGDTVALLATARKNIDDNLKPTIDLLHSWGLEAVIGSTIGLDYNQLAGTDEQRAADFQKQMDNPNIKAIWCVRGGYGTVRMLDLLDFTKFKQHPKWVIGFSDVTVLHNHLNTMGYKSIHGIMPVTLPRATPDAVSSLKAALFNEPISYSISPSPMNRVGSATGELVGGNLSILYSLLGSPSAIDCKDKILFIEDLDEYLYHIDRMMMNLRRNGCIENLKGIIIGGMTSMKDNEVPWGKNALEIIDDVTKKYNIPVIFNFPAGHIRDNRALIMGNTVSIEVTASGSTVTFKK; this is encoded by the coding sequence ATGATAACACCGCCTTATTTACAAAAAGGAGATACTGTGGCACTTTTAGCAACAGCAAGAAAAAACATCGACGACAACTTAAAACCAACAATAGATTTATTGCACAGTTGGGGTTTAGAAGCCGTAATCGGGTCAACAATTGGATTAGATTATAATCAATTGGCTGGAACAGATGAACAGAGAGCTGCCGATTTTCAGAAACAAATGGACAATCCAAATATTAAAGCGATCTGGTGCGTTCGTGGCGGATATGGCACTGTTAGAATGTTAGATTTACTAGATTTTACGAAATTTAAACAGCATCCAAAATGGGTTATCGGTTTTAGTGATGTAACGGTTCTTCATAATCATTTGAATACGATGGGCTATAAATCTATTCATGGTATTATGCCGGTAACATTACCTAGAGCGACGCCAGATGCGGTAAGTTCATTAAAAGCCGCTTTATTTAACGAACCTATTTCCTACTCTATCAGTCCAAGTCCGATGAATCGTGTGGGAAGCGCAACGGGAGAATTGGTTGGAGGTAACTTGTCTATTTTATATAGTTTATTAGGATCTCCGTCTGCAATTGACTGCAAGGATAAAATTTTATTTATCGAAGATTTGGATGAATATCTTTATCACATCGACCGTATGATGATGAATCTAAGACGTAACGGATGTATCGAAAATCTAAAAGGAATTATCATTGGCGGAATGACAAGTATGAAAGACAATGAAGTTCCTTGGGGTAAAAATGCTTTAGAAATTATAGATGATGTAACCAAAAAATACAATATTCCAGTAATTTTTAATTTCCCAGCAGGACATATTAGAGACAACAGAGCTTTAATTATGGGAAATACCGTTTCTATAGAAGTTACTGCTTCTGGAAGTACAGTTACTTTTAAAAAATAA
- a CDS encoding serine hydrolase domain-containing protein produces the protein MDKKNSFRAEEIRKQYKIPELAYAVVSSDSILEIDALGFQRYKSSHKAKINDIFRLGSITKTITSYIAATLVKEGKIKWDIKFFDLYPELKAASNPEIYNVTLQDFLTFRAPIPTWSYGNETPNQQEIKGNNQEQRYEFISWFFKQKQIVTEKQDWYGSNPSFVAAGLMLEKATGKSYETLVQELGKKLNINFGFGQPNVTDINQPWGHDENLKPEKPFVNYKLNWLSSAGNINVNLPDFCKFTQMQLQGLLGKSKVLSEGEFNKMHFGFPEFSFGWYSEINEKSGLKYSFHYGNPGTFLTKVYICKDINKAFILFANVQSEEADKGLMLLLAELQKQYGG, from the coding sequence ATGGACAAAAAAAACAGTTTCAGAGCAGAAGAAATTAGAAAACAATATAAAATTCCAGAATTGGCTTATGCAGTTGTTTCATCAGATTCTATACTTGAAATTGATGCTTTAGGATTTCAACGTTACAAGTCTTCTCATAAAGCAAAAATTAATGATATCTTTCGTTTAGGATCCATCACAAAAACGATCACAAGTTATATCGCGGCGACTTTAGTTAAAGAAGGAAAGATTAAATGGGATATCAAATTCTTTGATTTGTATCCTGAATTAAAAGCAGCAAGCAATCCAGAAATTTACAATGTAACCTTGCAAGATTTCTTGACATTTCGAGCCCCAATTCCAACTTGGTCTTATGGAAATGAAACGCCAAATCAACAAGAAATTAAGGGTAACAATCAGGAACAGCGTTATGAGTTTATAAGCTGGTTTTTTAAACAAAAACAAATTGTTACTGAGAAACAAGATTGGTACGGCTCTAATCCAAGTTTTGTTGCGGCAGGTTTAATGCTCGAAAAAGCAACTGGAAAAAGTTATGAAACTTTAGTACAAGAATTGGGCAAAAAGCTAAACATAAACTTCGGTTTTGGACAACCAAACGTTACTGATATAAATCAGCCTTGGGGACATGATGAGAATTTGAAGCCTGAAAAACCATTTGTAAATTATAAATTAAATTGGCTTTCATCGGCAGGAAATATCAATGTAAATCTTCCTGATTTTTGCAAATTTACACAGATGCAGCTACAAGGTTTGTTAGGGAAATCAAAAGTATTGTCTGAAGGAGAATTTAATAAAATGCATTTCGGTTTTCCTGAATTTTCTTTTGGATGGTATTCTGAAATAAATGAAAAATCGGGCTTAAAATATTCTTTTCACTACGGAAATCCAGGAACATTTTTAACCAAAGTGTATATTTGCAAAGATATCAATAAGGCTTTTATACTATTTGCGAATGTGCAATCTGAAGAAGCGGACAAAGGTTTAATGTTGCTTCTTGCCGAATTGCAAAAACAATATGGAGGCTAA
- a CDS encoding endonuclease/exonuclease/phosphatase family protein: MQLKFRLGLLFIFSFSILLGQSKKYKIHTIAFYNFENLYDTVDDEFTNDDEWTPNGAQHWTTEKYQQKLKNLARVISEIGTSENSNAPTLIGGAEIENRNVLEALIKEPALQALDLGIIHFDSPDKRGIDVALLYQKKHFRPTSYSNIPLIIYKKEIAKKEEQSEVLDDEVEVKKENKNRVFTRDQLLVSGFLENEEIHIIVNHWPSRSGGEKATTMFREAAGKLNRKIIDSLQQINPQAKVLTMGDFNDGPFNKSIKEGLGAKGTKAEIAEFDVFNPFEELANKGLGTIAYRDSWNIFDQIIMTASLVKSDFSTFNFWKAGIFNRPYLIQNSGAYKGYPLRNTLSEAGFSDHFPVYVYLIKEVLR, translated from the coding sequence ATGCAGTTAAAATTTAGACTCGGTTTACTTTTTATTTTTTCGTTTTCTATCTTATTGGGGCAATCCAAAAAGTACAAAATACATACAATTGCTTTTTACAATTTTGAAAATCTTTACGACACTGTAGATGATGAATTTACAAATGATGATGAATGGACTCCAAACGGGGCACAGCATTGGACAACAGAGAAATATCAGCAGAAATTAAAGAACTTGGCAAGAGTGATATCTGAAATTGGTACATCCGAGAATTCAAACGCTCCAACTTTAATTGGAGGAGCTGAAATCGAGAATCGTAACGTTTTGGAAGCCTTGATCAAAGAACCAGCATTGCAAGCTTTAGATTTGGGAATCATTCATTTTGATTCACCAGACAAGCGTGGTATCGATGTGGCTTTGCTTTATCAGAAAAAACATTTCAGACCAACTTCCTATTCTAATATTCCATTAATCATTTATAAAAAAGAAATTGCAAAAAAAGAGGAACAATCAGAAGTTTTAGATGATGAAGTTGAAGTTAAAAAAGAAAATAAAAACCGGGTTTTTACAAGGGATCAGCTTTTGGTTTCAGGATTTTTAGAGAATGAAGAAATACATATTATTGTCAATCACTGGCCTTCGAGATCTGGTGGAGAAAAAGCAACAACAATGTTTCGTGAAGCCGCAGGAAAATTAAACCGAAAAATTATCGATTCATTACAGCAAATTAATCCACAAGCAAAAGTATTGACAATGGGAGATTTTAATGATGGACCATTTAATAAAAGCATAAAAGAAGGATTAGGTGCAAAGGGCACAAAAGCAGAAATTGCTGAATTTGATGTTTTTAATCCGTTTGAAGAGCTTGCCAATAAAGGTTTAGGAACCATTGCTTATCGTGATTCTTGGAATATTTTTGATCAAATTATCATGACAGCCTCTCTGGTTAAATCGGATTTTTCGACTTTTAATTTTTGGAAAGCAGGTATTTTCAACAGACCATATCTTATTCAAAATTCTGGCGCATATAAAGGATATCCGTTGCGAAACACACTCAGCGAGGCAGGTTTTAGTGATCATTTTCCGGTTTATGTTTATTTGATAAAAGAGGTTTTAAGGTAG
- a CDS encoding 3-hydroxyanthranilate 3,4-dioxygenase gives MAIAKPFNLTQWIDGNRHLLKPPVGNKNLYVDSGDYIVMIVAGPNARKDYHYNETEELFYQLEGSIKVVIQEDGQRKEMELNAGDMYLHPAKVPHSPVRSEGSIGLVIERKRAGQGFTDGLLWHCDNCNHKLYEVYFELHNIEKDFLPHFEHFYNSEDLRTCDNCGTVMETDPRFTAKK, from the coding sequence ATGGCTATAGCAAAACCTTTTAACCTGACCCAATGGATTGACGGAAACCGTCATTTACTTAAACCGCCTGTTGGAAATAAAAACTTATATGTTGATTCTGGAGATTATATTGTAATGATTGTTGCGGGACCCAATGCTCGAAAAGATTACCATTATAACGAAACAGAAGAACTTTTTTATCAGTTAGAAGGAAGTATTAAGGTTGTCATTCAAGAAGATGGACAGCGTAAAGAAATGGAATTAAATGCAGGCGATATGTATCTCCATCCTGCAAAAGTGCCACATTCTCCTGTTCGTTCAGAAGGTTCTATCGGACTTGTAATAGAACGTAAACGTGCTGGACAAGGTTTTACGGATGGTTTGCTTTGGCATTGCGATAACTGCAATCATAAATTGTATGAAGTGTATTTTGAACTTCATAATATCGAAAAAGATTTCCTTCCTCATTTTGAACACTTCTACAATTCAGAAGATTTAAGAACTTGTGATAATTGCGGAACTGTTATGGAAACTGATCCGAGGTTTACGGCTAAGAAATAA
- a CDS encoding MBL fold metallo-hydrolase → MTHYCRLLLCFLLVSTNIFSQKEKGSFSVVSLGVMGGIDEKNLSAYLIAPSNTTDYICLDAGTVNAGIEKAIEKKTFKVSTSEVLRKYIKGYLISHAHLDHVSGLIINSPADSSKTVYATNKCMEMMENHYFNDQTWANFGDVGPGFPLKKYHFQTLNLGEETSLTSTKMTVKAFSLSHVNPFESTAFLIKSENDYALYLGDTGPDEVEKSNNLRDLWTAVAPLVKAKQLKGIFIEVSFPNEQPDKFLFGHLTPNYLLKELHALEDLAGKGSLENFKIIITHLKPPAKNIAKIKQQLKAQNDLGLKIIYPEQGKKFEL, encoded by the coding sequence ATGACTCATTATTGTAGGCTTCTGCTTTGTTTTCTTTTAGTCTCAACAAATATATTTTCTCAAAAAGAAAAAGGTTCTTTTTCTGTAGTTTCGTTAGGCGTAATGGGCGGTATTGACGAAAAAAATCTTTCAGCTTATTTAATCGCCCCATCAAATACAACCGATTATATTTGTCTTGACGCTGGAACCGTAAACGCGGGAATCGAAAAAGCTATTGAAAAGAAAACTTTTAAAGTTTCTACAAGTGAAGTTTTACGAAAATACATCAAAGGATATTTGATTTCGCACGCACATTTAGATCATGTTTCGGGTTTGATTATTAATTCTCCTGCCGATTCTTCTAAAACAGTTTATGCTACAAATAAATGCATGGAAATGATGGAAAACCATTATTTCAACGATCAAACTTGGGCTAATTTTGGAGACGTAGGGCCAGGGTTTCCTCTAAAAAAATACCATTTTCAGACTTTAAATTTGGGAGAAGAAACTTCTTTGACGAGTACCAAAATGACAGTTAAAGCTTTTTCCCTTAGCCATGTTAATCCTTTTGAGAGTACTGCTTTCTTAATTAAAAGCGAAAATGACTATGCCTTATATTTAGGAGACACAGGACCAGATGAAGTAGAAAAAAGCAATAATCTTCGTGATTTATGGACAGCTGTTGCTCCATTGGTTAAAGCCAAACAATTGAAAGGAATTTTTATTGAAGTTTCGTTTCCAAATGAACAGCCAGATAAATTCTTGTTTGGTCATTTGACTCCAAATTATTTACTTAAAGAACTTCATGCTCTAGAAGATTTAGCTGGAAAAGGTTCTCTTGAAAACTTTAAAATTATTATCACACATTTGAAACCGCCTGCAAAGAATATTGCAAAAATTAAACAGCAGTTAAAAGCTCAAAATGATTTAGGATTGAAGATTATCTATCCTGAACAGGGGAAAAAGTTTGAATTGTAG
- the amaB gene encoding L-piperidine-6-carboxylate dehydrogenase produces the protein MTTIASQFGMKEALDKLGIKTVNEGTSTGINNFSSGEILESYSPVDGKLIASVKMSTAADYEKAIQTAAEAFKTFRLIPAPQRGEIVRQFGEKLRQNKEALGKLVSYEMGKSLQEGYGEVQEMIDICDFAVGLSRQLHGLTMHSERPGHRMYEQYHPLGIVGIISAFNFPVAVWSWNTALAWISGDVCVWKPSEKTPLCGIACQNIIAQVIKENNLPEGISCLINGDYKIGELLTADTRIPLISATGSTRMGKIVAQTVAGRLGKSLLELGGNNAIIVTPDADIKMTVIGAVFGAVGTAGQRCTSTRRLIIHESIYDKVKDALVAAYKQLRIGNPLDEKNHVGPLIDTHAVEMYAAALNKVVAEGGKILVEGGVLSGEGYESGCYVKPAIAEAENSFEIVQHETFAPVLYLIKYSGEVENAIEIQNGVAQGLSSAIMTNNLREAERFLSATGSDCGIANVNIGTSGAEIGGAFGGEKETGGGRESGSDAWKIYMRRQTNTINYTTNLPLAQGIKFDL, from the coding sequence ATGACAACAATAGCATCGCAATTTGGAATGAAGGAAGCTCTTGATAAATTGGGCATCAAGACAGTAAATGAAGGAACATCAACAGGAATTAATAATTTTTCTTCTGGAGAAATTTTGGAAAGTTATTCGCCAGTTGATGGAAAATTAATTGCTTCGGTAAAAATGTCAACGGCAGCAGATTACGAAAAAGCAATTCAAACCGCAGCAGAAGCTTTTAAAACCTTTCGGTTAATTCCTGCTCCACAGCGTGGTGAAATTGTGCGTCAGTTTGGAGAAAAATTGAGACAAAATAAAGAAGCTCTTGGTAAATTGGTTTCTTACGAAATGGGGAAATCATTGCAAGAAGGATATGGTGAAGTTCAGGAAATGATTGATATCTGTGATTTTGCAGTTGGTTTATCACGCCAACTTCACGGATTAACAATGCATTCTGAAAGACCAGGGCATAGAATGTACGAACAATATCATCCGTTAGGAATTGTAGGAATCATTTCGGCATTTAATTTTCCAGTTGCGGTTTGGTCTTGGAACACAGCTTTAGCGTGGATTTCTGGTGATGTCTGTGTTTGGAAACCTTCTGAGAAAACACCTCTTTGTGGTATTGCCTGTCAAAATATAATAGCTCAAGTTATAAAAGAAAACAATCTTCCAGAAGGAATTTCGTGTTTAATAAACGGAGATTATAAAATAGGAGAATTGTTGACTGCAGATACTCGCATTCCACTTATTTCGGCAACAGGATCAACTAGAATGGGAAAAATTGTAGCGCAAACTGTTGCAGGAAGATTAGGGAAATCATTGTTAGAGTTAGGAGGAAATAATGCCATTATTGTTACTCCAGATGCTGATATTAAAATGACTGTTATTGGTGCTGTTTTTGGCGCTGTTGGAACTGCTGGACAAAGATGTACTTCCACTAGAAGATTGATTATTCACGAAAGTATTTATGATAAAGTAAAAGATGCCTTGGTTGCAGCTTACAAACAATTAAGAATCGGAAATCCGCTTGACGAAAAGAATCATGTTGGACCGCTAATTGATACTCATGCTGTAGAAATGTATGCAGCAGCATTAAATAAAGTAGTTGCAGAAGGTGGAAAAATCCTTGTGGAAGGAGGAGTATTGTCTGGTGAAGGTTATGAAAGCGGCTGTTATGTAAAACCAGCAATTGCCGAAGCTGAAAATTCGTTTGAAATCGTACAGCATGAAACTTTTGCACCAGTTTTATATTTAATTAAATATTCTGGTGAAGTAGAAAATGCCATAGAAATTCAAAATGGTGTTGCACAAGGATTATCTTCTGCAATTATGACGAATAACTTACGTGAAGCCGAAAGATTTTTATCTGCAACAGGTTCTGACTGTGGAATAGCAAACGTAAACATAGGAACTTCTGGGGCTGAAATTGGAGGTGCTTTTGGAGGTGAAAAAGAAACCGGAGGAGGGCGTGAGTCAGGATCTGATGCGTGGAAAATTTACATGAGACGTCAAACGAATACAATCAACTATACAACAAATCTTCCGTTGGCACAGGGGATTAAATTTGATTTGTAA